The Aerococcus loyolae genome contains the following window.
TCTTGCCGTCTTCTGTGACAGCGACTTAATTAGTATACCATAGCTTTTAGATTCTTGTCAACAACTTTTTTAAAAAAGTTTTTTGAAGTGTTTAAAGCTGGTTAAAGAATTAAGTTTTCCGATCAGTTTTGTTTGATCAGCAAGAATTATTATAGCTTATCGCTAAGTTGTTTGTCAACAAGTTTTTTTGATTTATTTTCTTACGAGATAAATCTTTCCTCGTGAGAAACAACTTTTATAGAATACCAAGTTCCCCATTGTTTGTCAATAACTTTCTCCAACTTTTTTCATAATTGTTTCCCCTTAGCTGTTCATATTCCATATAATAACTAGATATATCACTATTTAGGTAAGTTTTTTTCCTTAAAGCCAGTGAAATAATAAGCCATAATGAGCTGCCCGAGGCTTAATAGGATGACTAGAAACGCCATCAAGCGGTTATTTAGATTAAAGTAACCCCATAAACTTGCAAGGAAGCTGGGTAAAATCAAGGAAAGTAGACTTGTCCCATAGCACTCCTTCAGATTATAGAAATCTAAGCGCCGGGCTAGTCGCAAGCGGTTGAGGATCACAGCAGCTAATAGACTATATAGGATAAGAAAAAGTAAAAAGAGAATATGACGCATGCCGACGAATAAGTATTTCTGGCTCTTACGATAGTTTTTCTGATAGTTTTGATAGAACTGCTCCAGTAATTCCTGACTACTTAGCTTGTCCTGTGTGTTTCTATTATAAGGTGCGGAAAAGTCATCGCCTTCTCGAGGTTGATAGACCATCATATCTTCTAGAAAAATAAAGGCCGAGGGGTTATTCAGAAAAAGAGTATCTAATTCTTCCGGTTTGGGTAAAATCCCGATACTTATTGCTGGCGCATCCATTTTTTCCTCCTTTTCCTTAGCCCCATCTCGGGGAACTAATTGCCCTTCTTGAACGGTATAATCCTTTAGCTTCTGGTCAACACCCTGACTGGGAAAATCTGCTAATAATTCTTGGTAAGATTGGTCAAAAACTTCATTATTTACCCCCTGAAAACGTAAAGCAAAGGGTAAGGTTAAAATTAGACTTAGGGCAAGAATAACTATTACCATCCCAAAAGTGTTGAGTGAGCGCCTTTGTCGATAAACATAGGCAGAAGTTAAAATATTTTTTAAAGAAGAGCGCATGAAGGGGTTCCTTTCTGCT
Protein-coding sequences here:
- a CDS encoding DUF1189 family protein → MRSSLKNILTSAYVYRQRRSLNTFGMVIVILALSLILTLPFALRFQGVNNEVFDQSYQELLADFPSQGVDQKLKDYTVQEGQLVPRDGAKEKEEKMDAPAISIGILPKPEELDTLFLNNPSAFIFLEDMMVYQPREGDDFSAPYNRNTQDKLSSQELLEQFYQNYQKNYRKSQKYLFVGMRHILFLLFLILYSLLAAVILNRLRLARRLDFYNLKECYGTSLLSLILPSFLASLWGYFNLNNRLMAFLVILLSLGQLIMAYYFTGFKEKNLPK